CGAACCCGAGGTGGCGCGGGTGGGTCTCAACGAACAGGACGCGAAGGCGCAGGGCATCGCCTACGAACTCACCCGCTTTGGCATCGACGACCTGGATCGCGCCATCGCCGACGGCGAGGCGCACGGCTTCGTCAAGGTGCTCACCGTGCCGGGCAAGGATCGCATCCTCGGCGTCACCCTCGTGGGCGAGCATGCCGGCGACCTGATCGCCGAGTATGTGCTGGCCATGAAGCATGGCATCGGCCTGAACAAGATCCTCGGCACCATCCACATCTACCCCACCCTGGCCGAGGCCAACAAATACGCTGCCGGGGAATGGAAGCGGGCGCATGCGCCGCAGAAGCTGCTCGAATGGGTCGAACGCTTCCATGCCTGGCGCAGACACTGAGGAGTATCCGCGATGAGACCCCTGCCATCGATCATCCTCGCCGGCCTGCTGGCCGCGCCGCTCGGCGCCGCCCTGGGCGGCAGCTGCGAAGTCACCAGCGCGCCCACGCGCACCCCGCTGATCGAGCTGTACACCTCGGAAGGCTGCAGTTCCTGCCCGCCGGCGGATCGCTGGCTCGGCCATTTCCGCCAGGCGGACGACGTGGTCGCGCTCGCCTTCCATGTGGACTACTGGGACAACCTGGGCTGGCCCGACCGCTTCGCCGACCCGCGCAACAGCCAGCGCCAGCGCGACTGGGCGCGGCTGACCGGCGCGAGCACCGTCTATACCCCGCAGATCCTCGTCAATGGCGTGGACGCCCGCGCCTGGCGTGGCGGCGATCCGTTGGCCGGCCAGCACGGCCGGCCCGCCGGGGCACGCATCCATTTGCAGGCGCGGATGGACGACAGCGGCACCACGGTGACCGCGAACGCCAGCAGCGCCGATGCCCACACCCGCCTGCTCGTGGCCCGCTATGAAAACGGCCACGAGACCGCCGTACATGCGGGCGAAAACCGCGGCGCCACCCTGCACCACGATTTCGTCGCCCGCGAGTGGTTCACCCGAGCCCTGCCCGCGAGCGGCCCCTTGAAGGCACAATGGCGGTTCCAGGCGGGCGAACACGCCGGGGGCATCGCCGCCTTCGTGGAAGACACACGCACGGGCGAGGTGCTGCAGGCGGTCGCCCTGCCCGATTGCCGCGGCTGAGATCATGCACAACAGCGTCCCCACCCTGTCGATCGTCATGCCCGTGCTCGACGAAGCGGCGGGCATCCGTGCCGCCCTGGCGCCGCTGCAGGCGCTCCGTGCCGTCGGGGTGGAGCTGATCGTGGTCGACGGCGGCAGCGCGGATGCCACCGGCGCCCTGGCCCGCGATTGGTGCGACGCCCTGATCACCGCCCCCCGGGGCCGCGCGCGGCAGATGAACGCCGGCGCCGCCCACGCGCACGGCGACCTCCTGCTGTTCCTGCATGCCGACACCCGGCTGCCCGACGACGCCCTGGTGCACATTCGCCATGCCATTGCCGCCGGCGCCGCATGGGGCCGGTTCGATGTGCGCATCGAGGGGCGCCATCCCATGCTCGGCGTGATCGCGCGGCTGATGAACGCGCGCTCGCGCCTGACCGGCATCGCCACTGGCGATCAGGCCATGTTCTGCACCCGCGCGGCCTTCGAGGTGGCCGGCGGCTTTCCCGACCAGCCGCTCATGGAGGACATCGCCCTCAGTGCGGCCCTGCGGCACATCGCCCCCCCGCCTGCCTGCGCGCCCGGGTGCGCACCTCGGGCCGGCGCTGGGAGCGCCACGGCGTGTGGCGCACCATCGGCCTCATGTGGCGGCTGCGCACCGCCTACGCGCTCGGCGCCGACCCGGCCGACCTGGCGCGCCAGTACGGGTACCGCCCATGAGCCGCCCCCAGGTGGCCATCGCGGTGTTCGCGAAGGCGCCGGTCGCGGGCCAGGCCAAGACCCGGCTGATCCCCGCGCTCGGTGCGGCGCGCGCCGCCCGGCTGCATCAGGCCCTGCTCGAACGCACGGTGCACACCGCCTGCGCCGCCGGGCTCGGCCCGGTGACCCTGTGGTGCGCCCCCGACACCGACCACCCGGTCTTCACCGCGCTCGCCCGCCGCCACCCCATCGGCCGGCAGGCCCAGGTCGGGGCCGACCTGGGCGAACGCATGCACCACGCCTTCGCCCGCCACGACGCGGCGGGCCCCATGCTGCTGATCGGCACCGACTGCCCCGCCCTGGCGACGGCGGACCTCCAGGCCGCGGCGACGCGCCTGTGCGCCGGCGAGGATGCGGTGTTTACGCCCGCCGAAGACGGCGGCTACGTGCTCGTCGGCCTTCACCGCCCTGAAAAGCGCGTGTTCGACAATGTGCGCTGGGGCGGCGCGCAGGTAATGGCCCGCACCCGCGACAATCTGCGCGCGGCGGCGCTGCGGTGGACCGAACTGCCCATGCGCTGGGACGTGGACCGCCCCGTCGATCTGGCCCGCCTGAACACCCTGCGCCCCGCTCTGACCGACTGGTGAATGCGCCCATGATTCGACCCCTGATCCTGCTCCTGACCGGACTCCTCGTCGCCCTGCCGGCCTCGGCCACGATGTCGCAACCGCCCGCGGTGGCCGACGCGCCGCCGGGGCCGCCCCCGTCGGGCTGGGTGCACACCCAGATCAACGAGGACACCACGCCGACCCGCTTCAGCGTCGTGCGCGATCACGGCGAGGGCGTCATCCAGGCTCGTTCCGAGGCCGGCGCCTCGAGCCTGGTGCACACCCTGAGCGCACCGGTACCTGCCAGCGCGCAGCTGCGCTGGCGCTGGAAGGTGTCGAACGCGGTGCCCGGCTCCGACATGGCGCACAAGGCCACCGACGACTACGCGGCGCGGGTCTACGTGTTCTTCGATCTGTCGCGCGACAAGCTCTCGCTGGTGGATCGCATCAAGATCGACGCCGCGCGCACCCTGTGGGGTGCCGAGCTGCCCACCGCGGCCCTGTGCTATGTGTGGGGCACCAAGAATGCCATCGGCAGCATCGGCCCCAACCCCTACACCGACCGGGTGCGCATGATCGTGCTCGAGCGCGGCAACGCGCGCAGCGGCCAGTGGGTGATGGAGCAGCGCGACCTGGCGGCGGACTTCAAGGCGGCCTTCGGTGAGGACGCCCCGCCGGTCACCGGCATCGCCCTGGGGGCCGATACCGACAACACCGGTGCCGAGGTCGAGGCACGCTTCGCCGACATCCGCTTCGAGGCGCCGGCGCAGTGAAGCGCCTGGTGCTGCTCGGCGGCGGGCACGCCCATGTGCATGTGCTCGACGCCCTCGCCCGCACCCCCCTGGGCGAGGCGGTGGCCGTCACCCTCGTCTCACCGTACGCGCGCCAGATCTACTCGGGCATGCTGCCGGGCTGGATCGCCGGCCACTACCCCATCGACGCCTGCGCCATCGACCTGACCCGACTGACCCGGCGCGCCGGCTGCGGCTTCCGGCGCACGAGCGCGGTCGGTCTCGACCTGGCATCGCGCGAGGTGCTGTGCGAGGACGGCGCGCGCGAAGCCTTCGACTGGCTGTCGATCGACGTCGGCCCGAGTACCGGCAGCGCCGGCATCGACGGTACCAGCGCCCTCGCCGTGCGCCCGATCGAACACTTCATCGACGCCATCGACCGTCTGCTCACGCGGCTCGCCAACGCCCCGGAGACCCCGATCGCGCTGATCGGCGGCGGCGCCGCGGGGGTGGAACTGGCGTTCGCGCTGCGCCACCGCTGCCCGGGTGCCGCGATCAGCGTGATCGGCAGCACGCCCGAACCGCTCGACGGCCTGCCCCGGCGCCTGCAGCGCCATGCCGCGCGGCTCATGGCGGCACGCTCGATCCGCTGGATCGGATCGGCGCGGGCCGTCGCCGTCGATGCCGGGGGCGTCACCCTGGCCGACGGTGCCCGGGTGCCCGCGGCAGATGTCCTCCAGGTCACCGGCGCCGCCGCGCCCACCTGGCCGGCGGCGGCCGGGCTGGCCACCGACGCGCGCGGGTTCATCGCCGTGGACGCGACGCTGCGCTCCCGCTCCCATCCTTTCGTGTTCGCCGCCGGCGACATCGCCAGCTATCACACCCCACGGCCCAAGTCGGGCGTCTTCGCGGTGCGCGCCGGCCCGCCGCTGGCCGCCAACCTGCGCCGCGCGATTCGTGGCGAGCCGCTCGCGGCCTGGTCGCCCCAGCGCCGCGCCCTGTATCTCATCAGCTCCGGCGACCGCCACGCGCTGGCGGCCTGGGGGCCGCTGGCCTGGTGGGGCGACTGGGTATGGCGCTGGAAGGATCGCATCGACCGGCGCTTCATGGCCCGGTTCGGCACATGAGCCGACCGGGGGCCGAGCGCACCTCCTTCGGTTTGACACGAAATGCAGGCACAATGGGTGTTTTGAACCATGCCTCAACCCACTCGCCATGAACCGCCTGCTTGAAGTCCGCAAACAGGGCCAGCAAATCTGGCTCGACAACCTGTCCCGCAGCCTGATCCGCGACGGCCATCTCGCCCGCCTCGTTGAAGAGGACGGGGTCGCCGGGGTGACCACCAACCCGGCCATCTTCGAAAAGGCCATCGGCGGCGGGCAGTACTACGAGGGCGATCTGGCACGGCTCAAGACGCAGGATCTGAGCGCGGAGGCGCGCTACGAGGCGCTGGTGATTCCCGACGTGCAGGCCGCCTGCGACGTGCTCCGCCCCACCTGGGTCGACAGCGGCGGCGAGGCCGGCTACGTGAGCCTGGAAGTCTCCCCCGACCTGGCCCATGACGAAGACGCCACCGTCGCCGCGGCGCACCGATTGCACGCGGCGGTGGCACGCGACAACGTGCTCATCAAGGTGCCGGCCACGCCGGCCGGCGTGCGCGCGGTCGAACGGCTCATCGCCGACGGCATCAGCGTGAACGTGACCCTCATGTTCTCCCTCGCCCACGTGGACGCGGTCGCCTCGGCCTACGTGCGCGGCCTGCAGCAGCGCGCCGGCGCCGGCAAGGACATCTCCAAGGTGTTCTCGGTGGCGAGCCTGTTCCTGTCGCGGGTCGACACTCTGGTCGACGGCTGGCTGGAGGAGAACGGCAAGCCCGAGGCGCTCGCCCTGCGCGGCCGCAGCGCCGTCGCCATGGCCAAGCGGGCCTACCAGATGTACTGCGAACGCTACGACGAGGATCCGGTCTTCGCCGCCCTGCGCGACAAGGGCGGGCGGCCGCAGTACATGCTGTGGGCCAGCACCGGCACCAAGAACCCGGCCTACAGCGATCTGCTCTACGTGGAGCCGCTCATCGGTCCGGAGACGGTCAACACCCTGCCTGACGCGACCCTGGCGGCCCTGCTCGACCACGGCCAGGTGGCGGCGCGGCTGGACGAGGATCTGGACGCGGCGGTGGCCCAGTACGAGGCGCTGGCCGCCTTCAACATCGACATGACCGAAGCGGGTGAAACGCTGCAGGCCGCGGGCGTGAAGCAGTTCGAGGACGCCTTCGCCAAGCTGCTGGCGGTCACCGCCTGAGGCACTCCGCGGGCGCCGCCTTCAGGGATGGGGCCGCTCGCCCTCGTCGTCGCGCGGCGGTAGCTGATCGAGCTTGACCAGCTGCGCCTGCAGGGCTTCCAGATCGCGGGCCGCCGTTCGCAAGGCCATGAAGCGCGAGGCCATGGCCTCGAGCCGATCGCTCATCATCACCATCATCTGACGGGTCGCCCCCAGCGGCGAGCCGGCGTTGGCGCGCAGGC
The nucleotide sequence above comes from Nitrogeniibacter mangrovi. Encoded proteins:
- a CDS encoding DUF1223 domain-containing protein; this translates as MRPLPSIILAGLLAAPLGAALGGSCEVTSAPTRTPLIELYTSEGCSSCPPADRWLGHFRQADDVVALAFHVDYWDNLGWPDRFADPRNSQRQRDWARLTGASTVYTPQILVNGVDARAWRGGDPLAGQHGRPAGARIHLQARMDDSGTTVTANASSADAHTRLLVARYENGHETAVHAGENRGATLHHDFVAREWFTRALPASGPLKAQWRFQAGEHAGGIAAFVEDTRTGEVLQAVALPDCRG
- a CDS encoding TIGR04282 family arsenosugar biosynthesis glycosyltransferase, which gives rise to MSRPQVAIAVFAKAPVAGQAKTRLIPALGAARAARLHQALLERTVHTACAAGLGPVTLWCAPDTDHPVFTALARRHPIGRQAQVGADLGERMHHAFARHDAAGPMLLIGTDCPALATADLQAAATRLCAGEDAVFTPAEDGGYVLVGLHRPEKRVFDNVRWGGAQVMARTRDNLRAAALRWTELPMRWDVDRPVDLARLNTLRPALTDW
- a CDS encoding DUF3047 domain-containing protein; amino-acid sequence: MIRPLILLLTGLLVALPASATMSQPPAVADAPPGPPPSGWVHTQINEDTTPTRFSVVRDHGEGVIQARSEAGASSLVHTLSAPVPASAQLRWRWKVSNAVPGSDMAHKATDDYAARVYVFFDLSRDKLSLVDRIKIDAARTLWGAELPTAALCYVWGTKNAIGSIGPNPYTDRVRMIVLERGNARSGQWVMEQRDLAADFKAAFGEDAPPVTGIALGADTDNTGAEVEARFADIRFEAPAQ
- a CDS encoding FAD-dependent oxidoreductase, which translates into the protein MKRLVLLGGGHAHVHVLDALARTPLGEAVAVTLVSPYARQIYSGMLPGWIAGHYPIDACAIDLTRLTRRAGCGFRRTSAVGLDLASREVLCEDGAREAFDWLSIDVGPSTGSAGIDGTSALAVRPIEHFIDAIDRLLTRLANAPETPIALIGGGAAGVELAFALRHRCPGAAISVIGSTPEPLDGLPRRLQRHAARLMAARSIRWIGSARAVAVDAGGVTLADGARVPAADVLQVTGAAAPTWPAAAGLATDARGFIAVDATLRSRSHPFVFAAGDIASYHTPRPKSGVFAVRAGPPLAANLRRAIRGEPLAAWSPQRRALYLISSGDRHALAAWGPLAWWGDWVWRWKDRIDRRFMARFGT
- the tal gene encoding transaldolase: MNRLLEVRKQGQQIWLDNLSRSLIRDGHLARLVEEDGVAGVTTNPAIFEKAIGGGQYYEGDLARLKTQDLSAEARYEALVIPDVQAACDVLRPTWVDSGGEAGYVSLEVSPDLAHDEDATVAAAHRLHAAVARDNVLIKVPATPAGVRAVERLIADGISVNVTLMFSLAHVDAVASAYVRGLQQRAGAGKDISKVFSVASLFLSRVDTLVDGWLEENGKPEALALRGRSAVAMAKRAYQMYCERYDEDPVFAALRDKGGRPQYMLWASTGTKNPAYSDLLYVEPLIGPETVNTLPDATLAALLDHGQVAARLDEDLDAAVAQYEALAAFNIDMTEAGETLQAAGVKQFEDAFAKLLAVTA
- a CDS encoding DUF3135 domain-containing protein → MSQFDFDAWANLARRSPRAYFHARERYLNSVIDGFPVEARARLREFQLEIDCLRANAGSPLGATRQMMVMMSDRLEAMASRFMALRTAARDLEALQAQLVKLDQLPPRDDEGERPHP